A region of Scytonema millei VB511283 DNA encodes the following proteins:
- a CDS encoding plastocyanin/azurin family copper-binding protein — MPNLAQAATSTTPSVDLLRQPATEISVSLGTASNELKFVPDSLDLSAFKRYKLILTNPSPQKHYFTAKDFADGIWTQKVEAGNVEIKGAIHELELKPGAKAEWVFVPLKSGKYALRCPIPGHTEAGMKGNIAIAA, encoded by the coding sequence ATGCCAAATTTAGCTCAAGCGGCGACGAGTACAACCCCATCTGTAGATTTGTTGCGTCAGCCAGCAACGGAAATTTCCGTCAGCTTGGGAACTGCTAGTAACGAGCTGAAGTTTGTGCCAGACTCTTTAGATTTATCTGCCTTTAAACGTTACAAACTCATACTGACCAATCCCAGTCCGCAAAAACACTATTTTACGGCAAAAGACTTTGCTGATGGTATTTGGACGCAAAAAGTAGAAGCTGGCAATGTAGAGATTAAAGGGGCGATCCACGAATTAGAACTCAAACCAGGAGCCAAGGCAGAATGGGTATTTGTACCTTTGAAATCAGGCAAGTACGCTTTGCGCTGTCCGATTCCCGGGCATACAGAAGCAGGAATGAAGGGGAATATCGCGATCGCCGCATAA
- a CDS encoding aminomethyltransferase family protein: MLKPTPVYPRIAALCKSRKWQSWEGYIMADTYNFSVMPEYLAIRNTAALFDFFPLYVYLIRGADAALLLDRLITRNINKCKIGQVMYTALCDAEGKLLDDGTVYRFDETTFQLTTNTPTLDWVQANAAGLQVEIQDKTLTTNTLPLQGPKSRTILNQVAATNLDGLKYFNFVETKIRDIPVVISRTGYTGDLGYEVWSEAKDAIALWDILMAAGSSEGIQPAGFYALDLARIEAGLIWYEYDYIPSRQAQTDAEKVSPLEVSLAWTVDFSKASFIGREALLKEKEQGVQRQLVGLELDRQFLHQTYGEQSLFLQDLRTPWRTKFPVRVGEQIIGQVTSGCWSPAGQNYIAIACVSSNYAQATTSLTPKMAVEIHGQSIPASIKSLPFYDPDHKRSTVTSAPTLALA, translated from the coding sequence ATGTTAAAACCAACACCCGTATATCCTAGAATCGCAGCACTATGTAAGTCTCGGAAATGGCAGTCCTGGGAAGGTTACATCATGGCAGACACTTACAACTTCTCGGTCATGCCTGAGTATTTAGCAATCCGCAATACGGCTGCTTTGTTTGATTTCTTTCCACTGTACGTCTATCTCATTCGCGGTGCAGATGCGGCTTTGTTACTAGACCGACTAATTACGCGCAATATTAATAAGTGCAAAATCGGGCAAGTCATGTATACAGCTCTGTGCGATGCTGAGGGTAAGTTACTCGACGATGGCACAGTTTATCGTTTTGACGAAACAACGTTTCAATTGACGACCAATACACCAACCTTAGATTGGGTGCAGGCAAATGCCGCAGGCTTGCAAGTCGAGATTCAAGATAAAACTCTGACAACTAACACCCTTCCCTTACAAGGACCGAAATCCCGCACTATCTTGAATCAAGTTGCTGCTACTAACTTAGATGGGCTAAAGTATTTCAATTTCGTCGAGACAAAAATTCGCGATATCCCCGTGGTGATTTCCCGTACTGGATATACAGGCGATCTCGGTTACGAAGTTTGGTCGGAAGCGAAAGATGCGATCGCCCTGTGGGATATTTTGATGGCAGCAGGAAGCTCGGAAGGTATTCAGCCTGCTGGTTTCTACGCGCTGGACTTGGCAAGAATTGAAGCTGGTCTAATTTGGTACGAGTACGATTACATTCCCTCTCGGCAAGCTCAAACCGACGCAGAAAAAGTGTCTCCCCTGGAAGTCAGCTTGGCTTGGACTGTAGACTTTAGCAAGGCAAGTTTCATCGGTCGGGAAGCATTGCTGAAGGAAAAAGAACAAGGAGTACAGCGACAGTTGGTAGGATTGGAGTTAGATCGCCAGTTTTTACATCAAACTTACGGCGAACAATCTTTATTTCTACAAGATTTACGGACTCCTTGGCGGACGAAGTTCCCCGTTCGTGTGGGAGAACAAATAATCGGTCAGGTAACGAGCGGCTGTTGGTCGCCCGCAGGTCAAAACTATATTGCGATCGCTTGTGTATCATCCAACTACGCCCAAGCGACAACTTCCCTCACCCCCAAAATGGCTGTGGAAATTCACGGGCAAAGCATCCCCGCCAGCATCAAATCTCTTCCCTTCTACGATCCAGACCACAAGCGCAGTACTGTAACTAGCGCTCCTACTTTGGCATTAGCTTGA
- a CDS encoding pyridoxal phosphate-dependent decarboxylase family protein, which translates to MDLQHFLNHNPESLAQYAQTVQQTQKLIQDCLSQQESVFSGLSPATLSEFLTQKILPEQGIPTQQVLQEAVEAIFSHSIAVHHPDCVAHLHCPVLIPSLAAEMLISAFNQSMDSWDQSGAATLLEQNLINFMCQLYGYDAKADGTLTSGGTQSNFMGLMLARDYALQQHGFQSQLHGLPNLAGRFRILCSEVAHFSVQQSAAILGLGMDAVVRVKVDRNYRLCSQHLVQCLEDIDRQNLIPICIVATAGTTDFGSVDPIAEMSAIAREHNTWLHVDAAYGGALMLSDRHRQKLAGIHQADSITIDFHKLFYQPIPCSLFLLKDKSRFELMRLNVAYLNPEHNEDEGIPDLVTKSIQTTRRFDAVKPYIAFRSLGREFFAGVVDRGIDLTQQIAAHIEQDPQLELAVSPEMSTVVFRYRSTNAVNLGIKQALLQTGKAVIGQTEIQGKAYLKFTLINPLVTFDRTVALVEKIKRLGTMLSESPNFLQPAIEAGVGSR; encoded by the coding sequence ATGGACTTACAGCATTTTCTCAACCACAATCCTGAAAGCTTAGCCCAATACGCTCAGACCGTACAGCAAACTCAGAAGCTAATTCAGGACTGCCTGAGCCAGCAAGAAAGCGTCTTCAGTGGTTTATCTCCCGCAACTCTCAGCGAGTTTCTCACTCAAAAGATTCTGCCAGAGCAAGGAATCCCGACTCAGCAAGTTCTACAAGAAGCAGTAGAGGCGATCTTCAGCCATTCGATCGCCGTGCATCATCCCGATTGCGTGGCTCACTTGCACTGCCCCGTATTAATTCCCTCTCTGGCAGCAGAAATGCTGATCTCGGCATTCAACCAATCGATGGACTCTTGGGATCAGAGTGGCGCAGCGACGTTACTAGAGCAGAATTTGATTAACTTCATGTGTCAGTTGTATGGTTACGATGCCAAGGCTGATGGCACTCTTACCAGTGGTGGTACGCAGTCTAATTTTATGGGACTGATGTTAGCCCGAGATTATGCCTTGCAGCAGCATGGGTTTCAGAGTCAACTGCACGGATTGCCAAACTTAGCAGGGCGATTTCGGATTCTCTGTTCGGAAGTAGCACACTTTAGCGTGCAACAATCGGCAGCAATTTTAGGCTTGGGTATGGATGCAGTCGTGCGCGTCAAAGTCGATCGGAACTATCGCCTCTGTTCGCAACATTTGGTGCAGTGCTTGGAAGATATCGATCGGCAAAATTTGATTCCGATTTGCATTGTCGCGACAGCTGGGACGACAGATTTCGGTAGCGTCGATCCGATCGCCGAAATGAGTGCGATCGCCCGCGAACACAACACCTGGTTGCACGTCGATGCTGCCTATGGTGGAGCGTTAATGCTCAGCGATCGCCATCGCCAGAAACTAGCTGGCATTCACCAAGCTGATTCGATTACGATCGATTTTCACAAACTCTTCTATCAACCGATTCCCTGTAGTCTGTTCTTGCTCAAAGATAAATCTCGCTTTGAATTGATGCGGCTAAATGTTGCTTACCTAAATCCAGAGCATAACGAAGACGAAGGCATACCCGATTTAGTCACAAAATCAATTCAAACCACTCGTCGATTTGATGCGGTCAAACCATATATTGCCTTTCGCTCCCTCGGGCGAGAATTCTTTGCTGGCGTTGTCGATCGCGGCATCGATCTAACCCAGCAAATCGCAGCACACATCGAGCAAGATCCGCAGCTAGAACTAGCAGTCAGCCCTGAGATGAGTACTGTTGTCTTTCGATATCGGTCCACCAACGCTGTAAATTTGGGCATCAAACAAGCCTTATTACAAACAGGTAAAGCCGTCATCGGTCAGACCGAAATCCAAGGCAAGGCATATTTAAAATTTACCCTGATCAATCCCCTAGTCACCTTCGATCGCACTGTTGCCCTCGTCGAAAAAATCAAACGGCTAGGAACCATGCTCAGCGAATCGCCCAACTTTCTCCAACCTGCAATAGAAGCGGGAGTTGGGAGTCGCTAG
- the map gene encoding type I methionyl aminopeptidase, with protein sequence MNILSNLLPQQPAQSQRQKKQRRGIEIKSPREIEIMRQSAKIVATVLKEISEMVQPGMTTADLDAYAEKRIREMDATPSFKGYHGFPASICASVNNEVVHGIPNPKKVLKTGDVLKVDTGAFHQGFHGDSCITIAIGEVSPTAAKLIRVAEESLYKGIEQVKAGNYLMDIAGAIQDHVEANGFTIVEDFTGHGVGRNLHEEPSVFNFRTREMPNVKLRAGMTLAIEPILNAGSRFTRILADRWTAVTVDNGLSAQFEHTVLVTESGYEILTDRSLV encoded by the coding sequence ATGAATATTCTCAGTAATCTTCTTCCTCAACAACCTGCTCAATCTCAGCGCCAAAAAAAGCAACGGCGGGGTATTGAAATTAAATCTCCCCGTGAAATCGAAATTATGCGGCAGTCAGCTAAGATTGTGGCAACGGTATTAAAAGAGATTTCTGAGATGGTGCAGCCTGGGATGACGACTGCCGATCTCGATGCCTATGCTGAAAAGCGCATTCGCGAAATGGATGCAACTCCTAGTTTTAAGGGTTATCACGGTTTTCCCGCTTCAATTTGTGCCAGTGTTAACAATGAAGTCGTACATGGAATTCCCAATCCAAAAAAAGTTTTGAAGACAGGAGATGTCTTAAAAGTTGATACAGGAGCTTTCCATCAAGGTTTTCACGGTGATTCTTGCATTACGATCGCTATTGGTGAAGTTAGTCCAACAGCAGCTAAACTGATCCGCGTTGCCGAAGAATCTCTGTATAAAGGGATCGAGCAAGTTAAGGCTGGAAATTATCTCATGGATATTGCAGGGGCAATCCAAGACCACGTAGAGGCAAACGGTTTTACAATTGTCGAAGACTTTACCGGACATGGTGTTGGTCGCAATTTACACGAAGAACCCTCGGTTTTCAACTTCCGTACCCGGGAAATGCCTAACGTTAAACTCCGTGCGGGAATGACGCTAGCAATTGAGCCAATTTTGAATGCCGGATCGAGATTTACGCGCATTCTTGCCGATCGCTGGACGGCTGTAACGGTAGATAATGGTCTTTCTGCCCAGTTCGAGCATACCGTGTTAGTTACAGAAAGCGGTTACGAAATCCTCACCGATCGCTCTTTGGTGTAA
- a CDS encoding TIGR02652 family protein, with the protein MINPGLQYPIFGPEIPCPHCRQPIPALTLTDTYLCPRHGAFEADPKTGELIHLQSGRHWRRWNNEWYRQHTHPDGIRFEIHEALDRLYTQGYRATRVIIARRYQDLISGYLERSTPWKGQSDQTKPRLYGLPVEFSPAPEDEPCWEVINFDLEKEPGVPVRYPYFRLFE; encoded by the coding sequence ATGATCAATCCAGGCTTGCAGTACCCAATATTTGGTCCAGAAATTCCGTGTCCCCACTGTCGCCAACCGATCCCGGCGCTAACATTGACGGATACTTATCTATGTCCGCGTCACGGGGCTTTTGAAGCCGATCCTAAAACAGGTGAATTAATTCATCTCCAGTCGGGTCGCCACTGGCGGCGTTGGAATAACGAGTGGTACAGACAACATACTCACCCAGATGGGATTAGGTTTGAAATTCACGAAGCACTGGACAGGCTGTATACACAGGGTTATCGCGCCACGCGGGTGATTATCGCTCGTCGCTATCAAGACTTAATCAGTGGTTACTTGGAGCGCAGTACCCCCTGGAAGGGGCAATCCGACCAAACCAAACCCAGGCTTTACGGCTTACCCGTAGAATTTAGCCCTGCTCCCGAAGATGAACCCTGCTGGGAAGTGATTAACTTCGATCTGGAGAAAGAACCAGGAGTCCCCGTCCGCTATCCCTACTTTCGGTTATTTGAGTGA
- a CDS encoding VOC family protein produces MHHASIRTANIHKAIAFYEQLGFTVCDRFTTGYTLACWMEGLGGRIELIQIPQPRPAPDAFGDEHYVGYYHLSFDLTETATDLPSWLTSVKDRFAQAAETQPEQYQPLKVLLEPTQQQIGDRVYEVAFIADTDGLPLEFIRTLPKLQSV; encoded by the coding sequence ATGCACCACGCCTCAATTCGGACTGCAAATATTCACAAAGCGATCGCCTTTTACGAGCAGTTAGGATTTACTGTGTGCGATCGCTTTACCACGGGCTACACTCTGGCTTGCTGGATGGAAGGATTAGGGGGGCGGATTGAATTAATTCAAATTCCCCAGCCGCGCCCCGCCCCAGATGCGTTTGGTGACGAGCATTACGTGGGATACTATCACCTATCTTTCGATTTGACTGAGACTGCTACCGATTTACCAAGTTGGTTAACTTCTGTAAAGGATAGATTTGCCCAAGCTGCTGAAACCCAACCAGAACAGTATCAACCTTTAAAAGTCTTATTAGAACCCACGCAACAGCAAATCGGCGATCGCGTTTATGAAGTCGCATTTATCGCCGATACTGATGGTTTACCCTTAGAATTTATTCGGACTTTACCCAAACTGCAATCAGTCTAA
- a CDS encoding M16 family metallopeptidase: MTRDKHLIRNFYRISLIVTTLLLILVYHPPATAATAKHYTELEFPPLKPVQIPKYDRYEMPNGMVVYLMPDRDLPLVGGTAIIRTGDRWEPADKVGLANLTGVVLRTGGTQKHSADELNLLLEQRAAAVEVGINDASGSTSFSALSEDLEMVFGLFAEVLQQPIFAQEKLDLAKTQVRGGIARRNDDPNGIVGREFQKLVYGSDSPYARTVEYATLDNISRQDLVKFYRQYFHPNNLILGIVGDFDSQKMRSLIQKYFGNWKSQPNLSQPQIPTASQSKLGGLFFVDRPQLTQSYIQVGHLGGQLNSPDYPALDVMNQVLNGFGGRLFNSVRSRQGLAYSVYGVWSPRFDYPGLFVAGGQTRSAATVPFLRAIRTEIEKLQTDRVQPDELQRAKESVLNSFVFNFENPSQTLSRLMRYEYFGYPSDFLFRYQRGVQVTTAADVQRVAKKYLQPEKLVTLVVGNANAIQPPLSASASEVIPIDITIPDAKSG, from the coding sequence ATGACGCGGGACAAACACCTTATCCGTAATTTTTACAGAATTAGTTTAATTGTCACAACGCTTTTATTAATACTTGTCTACCATCCACCAGCCACCGCAGCTACAGCCAAGCATTATACAGAATTAGAATTCCCCCCCCTCAAACCAGTACAAATTCCCAAATACGATCGCTACGAAATGCCAAATGGTATGGTGGTGTATTTGATGCCGGATCGGGATTTACCTTTAGTGGGAGGAACGGCAATAATTCGGACGGGCGATCGCTGGGAACCAGCAGATAAAGTAGGATTGGCAAATTTAACTGGAGTTGTATTACGAACTGGTGGGACGCAGAAACATTCCGCAGATGAGTTAAATCTGTTATTGGAACAACGAGCAGCAGCGGTAGAAGTTGGAATTAATGATGCTTCTGGTTCTACTAGTTTTAGCGCCTTGAGTGAAGATTTAGAAATGGTGTTTGGGCTATTCGCAGAAGTTTTACAACAACCAATATTTGCTCAAGAAAAGTTAGATTTGGCAAAAACTCAAGTTAGAGGCGGAATCGCTCGCCGTAATGACGATCCGAATGGAATCGTCGGGCGGGAGTTTCAAAAATTAGTTTATGGCAGTGATAGCCCTTATGCGCGAACGGTGGAATATGCCACGTTAGATAATATTTCCCGCCAGGATTTAGTGAAATTTTATCGTCAATATTTTCATCCCAATAATCTGATTTTGGGCATTGTTGGAGATTTCGACTCGCAGAAAATGCGATCGCTGATTCAAAAATATTTCGGCAATTGGAAATCTCAACCAAATCTATCCCAACCCCAAATTCCCACAGCCTCTCAGTCTAAGTTGGGGGGATTGTTTTTTGTCGATCGCCCCCAGCTAACTCAAAGCTACATTCAAGTTGGACATTTAGGCGGACAGCTCAACAGTCCTGATTATCCCGCTTTAGACGTGATGAATCAAGTCTTAAACGGATTTGGCGGACGGTTGTTTAATTCCGTGCGATCGCGTCAGGGTTTGGCTTATTCTGTCTATGGTGTCTGGAGTCCCCGCTTTGATTATCCTGGGTTATTTGTGGCGGGGGGACAAACTCGTTCGGCTGCGACTGTCCCTTTTCTGCGTGCTATTCGGACTGAAATTGAAAAACTGCAAACCGACAGAGTTCAACCAGACGAGTTACAACGCGCTAAAGAATCGGTGTTGAATTCGTTTGTCTTCAATTTTGAAAACCCCAGCCAAACTCTGTCTCGTTTAATGCGGTACGAATATTTCGGTTATCCATCTGATTTCTTGTTTCGCTACCAGCGCGGCGTACAAGTCACGACTGCGGCTGATGTCCAACGAGTTGCCAAAAAATATCTCCAGCCAGAAAAACTCGTCACCCTAGTTGTTGGTAATGCTAACGCGATTCAACCACCACTGAGCGCGAGCGCTTCAGAAGTCATTCCGATTGATATTACGATTCCCGATGCTAAGTCAGGGTGA
- a CDS encoding M16 family metallopeptidase: MRIFTYLRRHRLFVIPFTLCLSGVLFLANGITLSFPAAADSQRPAATVTRSPLSVTEDVRKTILENGLTVLTKEVHTAPVVSVQVWYKVGSRNEAPGVNGIAHQLEHMLFKGTTTRPIQFGRLFSALGSESNAFTSFDQTAYFGTVERNKLKALLELEADRMQNALINDEQLASEKRVVISELQGYENSPTYRLDRAVRRAAFPDSPYGLPVGGTKADVEKFTAEKVRDYYNRFYSPDNATLIVVGDFDTAPTLKAVKEVFGKVPDRVKGAGDRRGGFLNPSVRESGVGGQGGQGRQGGQGRINSSPAFSASSAPSTRPNNKPIVLKEPGAAATLQVVYPLPDANHPDVPALDAMDYILTEGRSSRLYQTLVESGLASAAGGGTANMMAGGWYELSATAAPGQQLDKIEAAQEQAIANLRTKGVTPEELNRAKAQLKATIILSNRDISSQATQLGYSQTTAGDYRYIDRYLAALDKVTVDDVKRVANTYLASEKRTVGKFEPTQIAGQPGGAGGAGTGQTTESFNLGSPVDPAEVAKYLPPVNVAATPKARRLPEEFILDNGLQVLLLPDSSTPTVTLSGYIQAGTEFDPDRSGGLASMTADNLMNGTKSQNALQLAKTLEDRGASLGFSANREGVEIAGYSLKTDLPVVIQTMADVVQNATFPDRELELSRQRALTQLKLDLDNPARVAQRKFQQTIYPANHPFHTFPTKESLQSLDRQQVLEFYRTHYRPDQTILTLLGDFDPKAVRSLLTQQLAKWQGTGKPPTIAYPTVSLPPKVEQFNPIMPGKTQSVTILGYRGIDRQDPRYYSSLVLNQILGGDTLSSRLGTEIRDRQGLTYGIYSAFQAGRHAGPFAIRMQTDPTDAQKAIASARKLMQQIQTQGVKAEEVEAAKRSLTSSYTVSLASPDALASTILMNAVFGLGEEELRDFPQKIQAVTLEKVNLTAKELLQPDKLAIVTAGPGSATAQGK; this comes from the coding sequence ATGCGGATTTTTACTTATTTACGCCGTCATCGGCTATTTGTGATTCCATTCACTCTTTGTCTGAGTGGAGTGCTGTTCTTGGCTAATGGAATAACGCTGAGTTTTCCGGCTGCTGCTGACTCTCAGCGTCCTGCTGCTACAGTCACGCGATCGCCTCTATCCGTCACGGAAGATGTCCGTAAAACAATACTGGAAAACGGTCTAACGGTTTTAACTAAAGAAGTCCATACTGCACCAGTCGTTAGCGTCCAGGTATGGTACAAAGTTGGATCGCGCAATGAAGCTCCAGGGGTAAACGGTATTGCCCACCAATTGGAGCATATGCTATTCAAAGGTACAACGACCCGTCCAATTCAATTTGGTCGCCTGTTTAGTGCTTTAGGCAGTGAGTCCAATGCTTTTACTAGCTTCGACCAAACAGCATATTTTGGCACGGTAGAACGAAATAAATTGAAGGCGCTGCTGGAACTTGAAGCAGACCGGATGCAGAATGCACTAATCAATGACGAACAACTAGCGAGTGAAAAGCGAGTTGTCATTTCTGAGCTACAGGGTTATGAGAACAGTCCTACTTATCGCCTCGATCGCGCCGTGAGGCGTGCTGCGTTTCCTGACTCTCCTTATGGATTGCCTGTAGGTGGTACTAAAGCTGACGTAGAAAAGTTTACTGCTGAAAAAGTCAGAGATTATTACAACAGGTTTTACAGCCCCGACAACGCCACGCTGATTGTGGTAGGTGATTTTGATACTGCACCGACGCTAAAAGCAGTGAAAGAGGTTTTTGGCAAAGTACCGGATCGGGTGAAGGGAGCGGGAGACCGTAGGGGCGGGTTTCTAAACCCGTCCGTACGGGAGTCGGGAGTCGGGGGACAAGGAGGACAAGGGAGACAAGGAGGACAAGGAAGAATAAACTCTTCCCCTGCCTTCTCAGCTTCCTCAGCTCCCTCAACTCGTCCTAACAATAAGCCGATCGTTCTCAAAGAGCCAGGGGCGGCGGCGACGTTGCAAGTCGTGTATCCCTTGCCGGATGCGAATCACCCTGATGTTCCCGCACTGGATGCAATGGATTATATTTTGACAGAAGGGCGAAGTTCTCGGCTGTATCAAACTTTGGTGGAATCGGGTTTAGCGAGTGCGGCGGGTGGTGGCACGGCGAATATGATGGCAGGGGGTTGGTACGAACTTTCAGCGACAGCAGCTCCAGGGCAACAGTTAGATAAAATTGAAGCAGCGCAGGAGCAGGCGATCGCGAATTTGCGGACGAAAGGAGTCACGCCGGAAGAACTCAACCGCGCCAAAGCCCAACTCAAAGCAACGATAATTCTGAGCAATCGCGATATCAGTTCCCAGGCAACGCAGTTAGGTTATAGCCAAACTACGGCTGGCGATTATCGCTATATCGATCGCTACCTAGCCGCTTTGGATAAGGTAACGGTAGACGATGTGAAGCGAGTAGCAAATACTTACTTAGCTAGCGAGAAACGCACTGTAGGGAAGTTTGAACCCACCCAAATCGCCGGACAACCCGGTGGTGCTGGGGGAGCGGGTACTGGTCAAACGACAGAAAGCTTTAACTTGGGTTCACCTGTCGATCCGGCAGAGGTAGCTAAATACCTACCACCTGTAAATGTTGCGGCTACACCGAAAGCGCGGCGGCTACCGGAAGAATTTATTCTGGACAATGGTTTACAAGTATTGCTCTTACCCGATTCCAGTACGCCAACTGTAACTCTTAGCGGATACATCCAAGCAGGGACGGAATTCGATCCAGATCGGTCGGGTGGTTTGGCAAGCATGACCGCAGACAACCTGATGAATGGGACGAAGAGTCAGAATGCTTTACAACTTGCCAAGACGCTAGAAGATAGAGGAGCGAGTTTGGGTTTTTCTGCGAATCGCGAAGGCGTAGAAATTGCTGGTTATAGTTTAAAAACAGATCTGCCTGTAGTCATTCAAACGATGGCAGATGTGGTACAAAATGCCACATTCCCCGATCGCGAATTAGAGCTATCGCGCCAACGCGCCTTGACTCAACTCAAGCTAGACTTGGATAACCCCGCACGGGTAGCGCAACGGAAGTTTCAACAGACAATTTATCCTGCGAATCATCCTTTCCATACCTTCCCGACCAAGGAAAGCTTACAGAGTCTTGACCGTCAGCAGGTGTTGGAGTTTTATCGAACTCATTACCGTCCCGACCAAACGATTTTGACTTTATTAGGAGACTTCGATCCAAAAGCAGTGCGATCGCTGTTGACGCAACAATTAGCAAAGTGGCAAGGGACGGGTAAACCACCAACGATCGCCTACCCAACCGTATCTCTTCCACCGAAAGTCGAGCAGTTTAACCCGATTATGCCGGGAAAAACGCAATCGGTCACGATTTTGGGATATCGGGGAATCGATCGCCAAGACCCGCGCTACTATAGCTCTTTAGTGTTGAATCAAATTTTGGGTGGCGATACGCTTTCTAGTCGTTTAGGCACGGAAATTCGCGATCGCCAAGGGTTGACATATGGCATCTATAGTGCATTCCAAGCTGGCAGACACGCCGGACCATTTGCAATTAGAATGCAAACCGACCCAACTGATGCCCAAAAAGCGATCGCCAGCGCCCGCAAATTAATGCAACAAATTCAAACTCAAGGCGTAAAAGCAGAGGAAGTAGAGGCAGCTAAGCGCTCTCTTACCAGTAGTTATACTGTTTCCCTTGCTAGTCCTGACGCTCTTGCTAGTACGATCTTAATGAATGCTGTTTTCGGGCTGGGTGAAGAGGAATTACGTGACTTCCCACAAAAAATTCAAGCTGTCACTTTAGAAAAAGTCAATCTGACAGCAAAAGAATTGTTGCAACCAGATAAGCTGGCGATCGTGACCGCTGGTCCTGGTAGTGCTACGGCACAAGGGAAGTGA
- a CDS encoding diaminobutyrate--2-oxoglutarate transaminase encodes MVTIIKRSTPILERQARRESNARTYARNLGLALSEAKGIYVKDVDGKTYIDCLACAGALPLGHNHPAVKQAIYDALNSDLPMQTLDLITPIKDEFVSELFESLPAEFSKNAKIQFCGPSGSDAVEAALKLVKTATGRRAVGAFRGGYHGMTHGSLALMGSLGPKMQVPGLMPDVHFFPYPYHHRYPIGAGDFEQDYQQCSQYLETTLGDPEGGILPLAGLVMEIVQGEGGVIPAPDAWVREVRKITRERNIPLIVDEVQTGLGRTGTLYAFERAGIIPDVILLSKAVGGSLPLAVILYKDELDTWQPGAHAGTFRGNQLAMATGLATIRYIRENQLATYVEQMGMHFQMQLWQIQAEFSQIIADVRGRGLMVGVELSAQVRHLARQLQAECLDRGLIIELGGRNSSVVRFLPPLIIEASQIDDVCQIFRDAVAAVAQENI; translated from the coding sequence ATGGTAACTATTATCAAGCGATCGACTCCCATTTTAGAAAGGCAAGCTCGCCGCGAATCGAATGCGCGAACATACGCTCGAAACTTGGGTTTAGCACTATCAGAAGCTAAGGGCATTTACGTTAAAGACGTAGATGGCAAAACATATATCGACTGCTTAGCCTGTGCAGGTGCATTACCATTAGGACACAACCACCCAGCCGTCAAGCAAGCAATCTACGACGCGCTCAATAGCGATCTGCCCATGCAGACATTGGATCTGATCACGCCAATTAAGGATGAATTTGTGTCCGAGTTGTTCGAGTCCTTGCCAGCAGAATTTAGCAAAAATGCCAAAATTCAATTCTGCGGTCCTTCCGGTTCCGATGCTGTTGAAGCTGCACTCAAGCTAGTCAAAACTGCTACAGGTAGACGGGCAGTTGGTGCTTTTCGCGGTGGCTACCACGGTATGACGCACGGTTCATTGGCGCTGATGGGAAGTTTAGGTCCCAAAATGCAAGTCCCAGGGTTAATGCCAGACGTTCATTTCTTCCCCTACCCTTATCATCATCGCTACCCCATTGGTGCGGGTGACTTCGAGCAAGATTATCAACAGTGCAGCCAATACCTAGAGACAACCTTGGGCGACCCAGAGGGTGGAATTTTACCCTTAGCTGGTTTAGTCATGGAAATCGTTCAAGGTGAAGGAGGTGTAATTCCAGCACCGGACGCTTGGGTGCGCGAGGTACGTAAAATTACGCGAGAACGAAACATTCCTCTAATTGTGGATGAAGTCCAAACTGGTTTGGGTAGAACAGGGACGCTCTACGCCTTTGAACGTGCTGGAATCATACCTGATGTCATCCTTTTATCTAAGGCAGTTGGGGGTAGTTTACCGCTAGCAGTCATTCTTTACAAAGATGAATTAGATACCTGGCAACCAGGCGCACACGCAGGTACTTTCCGAGGAAATCAACTAGCAATGGCGACTGGACTCGCCACCATTCGCTACATCCGCGAAAATCAACTCGCCACCTATGTCGAGCAAATGGGGATGCATTTTCAGATGCAACTGTGGCAAATTCAAGCCGAATTCTCCCAAATCATTGCTGACGTGCGGGGGCGGGGACTGATGGTGGGAGTAGAACTATCCGCACAAGTCAGACATCTCGCCCGCCAACTTCAAGCTGAGTGCCTCGATCGCGGTTTAATTATCGAACTGGGCGGTCGTAATTCCAGCGTCGTGCGCTTTCTACCACCTTTGATTATTGAAGCGTCACAGATTGATGATGTCTGTCAAATTTTCCGAGATGCAGTAGCAGCTGTTGCCCAGGAGAACATCTAA